The following is a genomic window from Deltaproteobacteria bacterium HGW-Deltaproteobacteria-4.
GGTCCAGATAGTCGTCACTTGTGCTTGCTGTAACAGGGATTGGATCCCCCCTTTCTTCTGGATAACATCTGCATCGAGAAGTAAAATTTTTGCTGTTTCCCAGAGATCTCGACACGAGAGATCCTGGAGAATCATTAATTGCTGAATTCTCCGGGCAAAGAGATTCGCCGCCAATTTTTGCAAGATTGCATGGTTGCTGCCGACAGGCTCTTCTCCGTAAAAAAACCCGGATCGCCGTATGATGACCGCCACACTTTCACGGCCTTCAAACAAAGGCAAAAAAACGGACTTGGCATCGCTGGTAACGTCTTTAAGGGCAGGATGGCCCGTCGGGTAAAACTTGATAGAGACAAGGAGTTTGGCCAAGGACTTGAGTGCCGTCTCCAATTGGGCGGCCACCAAATTCTCAGTTGCAGTGGAACTCTTTGTGTTTTGCGTTCTTTCGCCCATTCGTTTACACTTCTATAATGATTAAGTAATTCAGGATAGTCGCAGGATAATCTGCTATAAGCAGAGGATAAATTACATGGTTAAAAAATGCTTTAATCATAGCACAGTTCCCTCCCGGAGAAAACTACCAGAAACGGTCAGTCCCATTGTCCTCGGGGTCACTGGTGGAATTGCCTGCGGAAAGAGTCTGGTTTGCCAATTCTTCAAAGAACTGGGGGCGGCCGTTCTGAGTGCAGATGAATTGGCCCGTGAAGCAGTCAGGCCGGGCGAGAAGGCTTATAATGAAATCGTCGCGTACTTTGGAAAAGAAATATTGACGACGGAAGGGAGCATTGACCGCGCCCGTCTGGCTGAAAAGGTTTTCCGCGTACCTGCAGCGCGTCATGAGCTTAACCAGGTCACTCATCCGGCAATTGGTCGCCTTGCTGAGCAACGTATCAGCGAACTGCGAAAGGACCCGGCCGTCCCCCTTATTATCTATGAGGCGCCTTTACTCTTTGAGGCCAAAGCAGAAGGGCGTGTCGATCTGGTTTTGGTCGTAGCTGCCAGTCCTGAGCAACAGCTTGAACGACTGATACGCCGGGAAAACTTATCACGAGAAGAAGCTTACCGGCGAATTTCTGCACAGATGCCACTTGCCGAAAAAGTTGCCCGCGCTGATATTCTTATCGAAAATAACGGATCCCCTGCAGAGGTGCAAAAACTGATTGGCGATATCTTTGTAAAACTGACGACACCCAATAAAAAAAATCCCCCGATTCCGGAGGATGTTTAGTGTGTTAGCCGTTTTTCTATTTATTGTAACCGAGCCGGGTCGAGAGATCTTCAGCCGCCTGTCTGGCCAAAGGGATCAACTCTTTTTCGATGCGTTCATCGGAAAAACGCATTGTCGGGCCTGAGATGCTGATCGCCCCGACAATCCTCCGCGTATAATCTCGAATCGGGCAGGCAATACAACGCACACCGTTATCGAGTTCTTCATTGTCGATGGCATAGCCTTGTTCAAAAACCTTAAGTAATTCCTCACGTAATGCCGTCTTTGTTGCAAGGGTCGTCGGCGTATAGACTTTAAGATCATGCGCCGGATAAAGATGGTCAACATCTTCATCGGACATATAAGCAAGGTGCACCTTGCCGGTGGCGGTACAGTAACCGGGGAGTCTTGATCCCACCCGGGAGACAACGCGAACTGTCAGGTTCGTCTCGACAACGTCAAGATAGACAACATAGCCTTCTTTGAAGATGGCAACATAGGACGTCTCGTTACACTCTTGGACAATGCGATCAAGGATGGGGCGCGCCTGCCTTAAAAGTCCCATCTGTTTGACAAAAGTTTGACCAAGTTCCAGAGATTTCAAGCCCAAGCGGTAATTTTCAGTCGCTCGATTCTGCTCTATATAGCCGCGCGACTCCAGTGTTGCCAGCAGTCGAAAGACGTTATTCTTGTGGAGTTTCAGCCGTTTGCTCAGCTCTGTGACGCCGAGTTCGTCGGTCTCGCCATGAAACTGCTCCAGCAAATCAAGCGCATGCGAAACGGCTTGAATGATATATTCTGACTTATCTTTTTTTGCCATGGTCTTTCCCTCTTGGACTTCGCTTGAAATCATAAATAATCTACAAAGAGTTGACGTCTTGTCAAGAAATACTTCTTGATTCTTTTAGTGTTATTTTAGAATGCCGTTTGGATATTGTCAAGGCAGCATCTTAAGTTCTTTTATGATTGCGGATTGTTTCTTCATCGGGCTTATGCTATGAAAACGCCCCACTCTACCCCTTCTCTGTGTGAATGACCTAATGAATGTCTCGAAACTCAACCCGGAGCAACGTAAAGCCGTCCTTCAGACCGATGGTCCCCTCCTCCTCCTTGCAGGTGCCGGCTCCGGCAAGACCCGGGTTATTACCATGCGCATTGCCTATTTGCTCCGCGAAAAAAAAATCGGTCCGGAACATATCCTGGCGGTGACCTTTACCAACAAAGCTTCTCGCGAGATGTTGCAACGGGTCATCGGTCTGGTCGGCCGAGAACACTGCGGCGGCATCGCCATCTCCACTTTTCACGCACTCGGCATGCGAATTCTTCGCAGCGGCATCGAGCGACTCGGTTACAAAAAAAACTTTTCTATCTATACCGGCGCTGATCAGGAGCGTTTGCTACGCGATTTGATTCGCGCGACCGATAGCAAGGGGGCATCCTTGGTCAGCCAGGTTCTCTGGTGTATTTCCAGCGCTAAAAACCGACTCATCGCCCCCCGCAACTTCAAGCCCCGTCACCACGATCCGGCCAGCGCCCTGGCGGCGCGCATCTACCCCCTTTACCAAAGATCATTGCGTGCCTGCAATGCTGTCGACTTTGATGATATCCTCATGCTCAGCGCCCAGCTTCTGGTGGAGCACACCGACCTGTTGAGTCTCTGGCGGAAGCAATTTCTTTATGTCATGGTCGATGAATATCAAGATACCAATTTTGCCCAGTACCAACTCCTGCGCCTCCTTTGTGATGAACATCGCAACCTTTGTGTTGTCGGCGACGACGATCAGTCGATCTACGGCTGGCGAGGCGCTGCGCCGGAGAATATTCTTGACTTTGAACGGGATTATAAGGGTGCCCGGGTGATCAAGCTCGAGCAAAATTATCGTTCTACTTGCAATATTCTGGCCGCGGCAAATGCCGTAATCAGTCATAACCCTCGGCCCCACCCTAAAAAATTGTGGAGCGCAGCCGGCGCCGGCGTCGGCGTTGAACTGCTCAGCTGTCATGATGACGAAGAGGAAGCGAAATTAATTGTCCAACGGATCATGACCCGACGGGCTGAAAGTAAAGATCCTCTTTCCGCCTTTGCCATCCTTTATCGCACAAATGCCCAGTCGCGTCCTTTTGAAGAGCAATTGCGCTACGAAAATATTCCTTATGTTCTCATCGGAGGCCAGCAGTTTTTTGACCGCAAAGAAGTCAAGGATGCTCTCGCCTACCTGCGGGTTATTGCCAATCCGCAGGATGAAGTCAATCTCCTGAGAATTCTCAATTACCCTAAACGGGGGATCGGCGAAAGCAGCGCGCATGCCCTGATCGAGACTTCGGCGCGTCTGCATAAGCCTATCTGGGAGATTTTACGCCATCCTCAGGCCCTGAGCGATCTGGGAGAGAAGCCTCTGGCGGCCATGCATAATTTTACGGCATTGATCGTCAACTTTCGCCACCGTTTTCGCTCGGCGGGAAATGCTGCCAACACTTTCCGTGAGCTGATTCGGACGATTGGCATGGAAGAGGATATCTGGCGGTCAGCTGAAAATGTTGAACAGGGGAAACGCCGCCTGGAAAATCTTGCCGAGGCTGTCAATGCCTTTGCTGCCTATGAAAGCCGTGAGAGCCAGCCAACGCTTGCAGGCTTCCTAGAAAAGGTCTCTCTCCTCGACGCCGACGAACCGAACCGGGAGGAGAAGGAAAATAAGCTTCGTCGTGACGCTGTGGTCTTAATGAGTTTGCATGCCAGCAAGGGGCTTGAGTTTCCTCATGTCTTTCTTGCCGGGCTTGAAGAGGAGACTATCCCGCATTGCACCGCAGACGGAGAAGCTGCCGATCTAGCCGAAGAGCGCCGCTTGCTATATGTCGGTATCACCCGCGCGCAAAAGACCCTGACATTACTGCATGCCCGTCACCGGAAAAAGTATGGAAAATTGCGCCCCAGGCAGCCGAGCCGTTTTCTGGCCGAAATTCCGGAGGAACTGCTTCTCCGCTCTCCCGCTGCTGCGCCGCTGCAATCGGAAGCAGAGAAAGATCAAGTTGCAAACGTTTTCTTCTCTAAGCTCAAAGCGCTCCTTGATGAATAATTTTTTATTTCGTTTCAAGATGGTGCAAGAATTTTAACCAGCCCGGAAAATTATTTTTTCTTGACAGTTTTGTTCTCTCTGTCATATTTTGTGCCAGCTTTAATAAACTCATACGGAGGACATTATGAAAAAAATGCTTACCATTGCTCTGCTGCTCGCCTTTACGGCGGGGACTGCCATTGCAGCAGACACCGTCGTCATGACAGCCAAAAACGGCAACGTAACCTTCAATCACAAAGCCCACTCGGAGTCGATGGATTGCAAGATTTGCCACGGCGATGCTAAACCCGGAAAGATTGAGTTGGATAAAGATGCCGCTCATGCTTTGTGTAAAGATTGTCACACCAAAAAAGCCGCCGGGCCCACCAAGTGCGGCGAATGCCACAAAAAGTAAAAAACAAAGATATAACGAAAAGGAAAGGCCCCTGTTTCGGCAGGGGCCTTTCCTTTTCTTAAATAAAGAGCCGCCCCTTAAGAGGCGGCTCTTTATTTAAGCGGTTGTGTCATAGGTTGAAGTAAATACTATTTCACGTTGAGCAGTTCGACATCAAAGATCAGCGTCGAATTCGGACCGATCTGAGCTCCGGCCCCCCGTTCGCCATAGGCAAGATTTGCCGGGATAAAGAGCTGCCACTTCGCACCCTCTTCCATTAATTGCAGAGCTTCCGTCCAACCGGGGATCACGCCGCCCACCGGGAAGCTCACTGGTTCACCGCGCTTGTAGGAACTGTCAAATTCGGTCCCATCAATCAAGGTGCCTTGGTAGTGCACTGTAACACTGTCATTTGGGCCAGGTTTCTTCCCTGTCCCCTTCTTCTCGACTTTGTACTGCAAGCCGCTCGGCAGGGTGATAACCCCCTCTTTTTTGCTGTTTTCCGCAAGGAAGGCTTCGCCGTCTTTCAAATTCTTGATGGCGCCCTCTTTGGCTTTGGCTTCCTGCTTTGCAACGAGTTCCTGCTGGAAATCTGTAATCACCTTCCGGACTTCTTCTTCTGTCATCAGCGTCTTGCCGCCAGCAGTGACATCCTTGATCGCCCGTGCCATGACGTC
Proteins encoded in this region:
- a CDS encoding ATP-dependent DNA helicase Rep produces the protein MNVSKLNPEQRKAVLQTDGPLLLLAGAGSGKTRVITMRIAYLLREKKIGPEHILAVTFTNKASREMLQRVIGLVGREHCGGIAISTFHALGMRILRSGIERLGYKKNFSIYTGADQERLLRDLIRATDSKGASLVSQVLWCISSAKNRLIAPRNFKPRHHDPASALAARIYPLYQRSLRACNAVDFDDILMLSAQLLVEHTDLLSLWRKQFLYVMVDEYQDTNFAQYQLLRLLCDEHRNLCVVGDDDQSIYGWRGAAPENILDFERDYKGARVIKLEQNYRSTCNILAAANAVISHNPRPHPKKLWSAAGAGVGVELLSCHDDEEEAKLIVQRIMTRRAESKDPLSAFAILYRTNAQSRPFEEQLRYENIPYVLIGGQQFFDRKEVKDALAYLRVIANPQDEVNLLRILNYPKRGIGESSAHALIETSARLHKPIWEILRHPQALSDLGEKPLAAMHNFTALIVNFRHRFRSAGNAANTFRELIRTIGMEEDIWRSAENVEQGKRRLENLAEAVNAFAAYESRESQPTLAGFLEKVSLLDADEPNREEKENKLRRDAVVLMSLHASKGLEFPHVFLAGLEEETIPHCTADGEAADLAEERRLLYVGITRAQKTLTLLHARHRKKYGKLRPRQPSRFLAEIPEELLLRSPAAAPLQSEAEKDQVANVFFSKLKALLDE
- a CDS encoding cytochrome C, translating into MKKMLTIALLLAFTAGTAIAADTVVMTAKNGNVTFNHKAHSESMDCKICHGDAKPGKIELDKDAAHALCKDCHTKKAAGPTKCGECHKK
- a CDS encoding dephospho-CoA kinase, whose amino-acid sequence is MVKKCFNHSTVPSRRKLPETVSPIVLGVTGGIACGKSLVCQFFKELGAAVLSADELAREAVRPGEKAYNEIVAYFGKEILTTEGSIDRARLAEKVFRVPAARHELNQVTHPAIGRLAEQRISELRKDPAVPLIIYEAPLLFEAKAEGRVDLVLVVAASPEQQLERLIRRENLSREEAYRRISAQMPLAEKVARADILIENNGSPAEVQKLIGDIFVKLTTPNKKNPPIPEDV
- a CDS encoding IclR family transcriptional regulator; amino-acid sequence: MAKKDKSEYIIQAVSHALDLLEQFHGETDELGVTELSKRLKLHKNNVFRLLATLESRGYIEQNRATENYRLGLKSLELGQTFVKQMGLLRQARPILDRIVQECNETSYVAIFKEGYVVYLDVVETNLTVRVVSRVGSRLPGYCTATGKVHLAYMSDEDVDHLYPAHDLKVYTPTTLATKTALREELLKVFEQGYAIDNEELDNGVRCIACPIRDYTRRIVGAISISGPTMRFSDERIEKELIPLARQAAEDLSTRLGYNK